The nucleotide sequence ACCGCTGCCGCTGGGGATCAGCCCGTCCACCGCTACTCCCGATGCTCGAACGTACTTCCTGAATACGACGACCGGGGTGCTTACTCAGTCGGGCGGACGTCTGCTGCTCAACGTGCTGACGCGGCCGGCGATTGCCGGTGTGGCCAGCCCGGTTGTCAGCCTCACCGCGCGCCGCGAGTCCGGTCCGGGTGGAGGTCTGGTGCTGAACTGGCTGGCGCCTGCTAATGCGCATGGTTACAAGGTGTACCGGATGCTGCTGCCGACCGACAACTATCTGTCGGGAACGCTGTTGACTCCGCTGCCGATCACCGGCACCACATACACCGATGCCGGCGCGATTGGCGCATCGACCAAGTACTTCTATCAGGTGGTTTCGGTGAACTAATTCGGTTCCCGGACTGAATCAGAACCGGCCCGCAGGTGATCCTGCGGGCCGGTTTGTTTTTGCCCGAAGGCCCGGCTCCGGGCGGGGCATCAGGTGGGTTGGGCGCGCGGCCTGGCATACTGAGCCAACACCTTTTTGAGCTCGGGCTGCCGCAAGGGCTTGCTGAGATAGTCGTTCATCCCACAGTCCAGACAGCGCTCGCGCTCCCCGGGAAGCACATGAGCCGTCATCGCGACAATCGGCGTATCCGAATGCCGCCCGGATTGCCGGATGGTACGCGTGGCCGTGTAGCCGTCCATGACCGGCATCGAACAATCCATCAGGATCAGGTCATATCGCCGCGCCTGTGCGGCCGCCACAGCCTGCTGACCATCGACGACCACGGTGACCGAGCAATGCAGCGCCTCCAGCATCTTTCGCGCTACCAGCAGATTCACGGGATGATCATCCGCCACCAGCACGACGGGTTGAGCGGCCGGACCGGGATCCGTGGCCGAAACCGGGTCCGGGGGAGTTCGTGGCGGCGGACCGGACTCGACCGAGTCCCCGGCGTTTGCCACCATCCCGCGAAGTGCTCGGCTCAGCGCCGGCGGCAACACCGGTTTGTGGATCACCGATTCCGCCAGCGCCGCCAGACTCGGATGCTGTCGCTCCCAGCCGCGGGGAGCGAGAATCAGCACCCGCAGGTCAAGACCATTGCGGTAGGCGGACAGCCGGTGTGACAGTATTTGACCGACGGGACCGGCCAGCACGTCGCAGTCAATCAGCGCCACGCGCTCACTCTGATTCGCGCCGCTCTCAGGGGACAGGAGGCCGATCGCCTCAGCCGGCGAACAAGTGATCACCTCGCCCACCCCCAACCCCGACAGCGCTTCCTCGATCGCTAAGTCCAGGGTTCGCTGCTCGCAAATCACAATCGCCCGGATCGCGCCCAAATCATCCCGCAGAGCAGGCTCCGCGGCTTGCGCTCCCAGCGGAAAGCGCAATTGCACGCGAAACGTCGAGCCGCCGCCGAGCGTGCTGCGTACCGTGATCGTTCCACCCATCAGCTCGACCAGCTGCTTGCTGATCGCCAAACCAAGTCCGGCTCCGCCATACTCCCGAGTCGTGCTGGAATCCGCCTGGACGAACCGCGCGAACAGCTGTGGAATCGACGCCTCGCTGATCCCGATGCCGGTGTCGTGAACCGAGAACTCAAGCCCCACATCCGTGGCCGTGAGTTCGGCGACCTCAACCGCCAGCATCACCGATCCGCGCTCCGTGAACTTGAGCGCGTTGTTCACGAGATTCATCAAGATCTGCCGGACCCGGACGGGATCGCCGATCAACTGACTTGGACAGCGCGGATCATAGCGGACTCCGACTTCCAGCCGCTCGGCCGCGGCCGACGCAAACATCAGGTCGCCGACGTCCTGAATCAACTCCACCAAATCAAAGGACACCGGCTGCAACTCCAGCTTGCCGGATTCGATGCGCGAGATATCCAATACGTCGTTCAAGATCACCAACAGCGACTCCGCCGAACTCTTGACCACGCGCGCGCACTCGCGTTGCTCGGGATCCAGCGGACTGTCCATCAGCAGGGAAATCATGCCCATGATGCCGTTCATCGGCGTACGAATTTCGTGGCTGATATTCGCCAGAAATTCAGTCTTCGCCCGGTTCGCCGCTGCCGCGGCATCGGCCGACGACTTCAACGTCTCGACCTGAGCAACCCGGTTGTTCAGGTCGTCCGCGAACGTGGCCGCGATGTGCTCCAGCGCCGTGGCCACCGGATCGCCGCTGCGACCCGGACGATTCAGGTCTGCCGCGCGAAGCCGAAGCGAGCCGGCCCAATACAACCGGCCCCCGATTATCAGAAGACCCGCGACACCGATCAGGGTCACCATCGTGGGATGTGCCCCGTTAAAGACGGCCACGAGCATGGCGAATATGACCAGTGCAGGCCCGGCCGTGAAGGCGAGAATGCTCCGCCACAAACGGCGTCGACTGCCTGATGGGTGAATAAGTGGTGTCTTCCGTCCTGACACGAAGCAGTGTTCCCGTTCCGAGGTTCTGGTTGACTGCTACTCAAGCAAGATGCAGACCGATACCTATGAGGTTTGCTATCGCTCCGCCGTCGCTATTCCCATGTGCGACAATAAAGTCGCACGCGTGCGAAAACGAATTCGCAGCCGCGTCGCGTCGCTTTCGGCCGTTCCGACAACTCTGTCCGACTCTTTCATATCTCGCACCCGATTCAGATGACCGTCGTGGATGTTCTACATGATTTCCGGTCTGAATGGCACATGCATTGCAACTTGTGACAGAAACGTATTGATCGCGACTGATTGCTTCGGCCGATACGCCCCCAATAGGTCTGTGGGACAACGTCTCTCCGGCAAAACGGGTGCTCACCAACAGGCAAGATCGTCCCGCCGACGTGCGGCGCTGCTGCCAAGGTGAAATGTAGGCCGTCCGTGAAACGTAGGTCGGCGCTCAGCAACGGAATTGTGAAACCCCCGAAGGCCCCGTCAAAGAACCACGGGACCGAAAACACTCGAAGGAGACCCCATCCATGGCCTCAAGCACCCTCACGCGCAAGAAAACAACGAAGAGTTCCAGCAGCAAGAGCATGTCGAACAAGAGTTTGAAGAGCTATTCCAACGGGCATACCGCCCCGTCCAGCCCGAATCCATGGACCTACAATCCGTGGACGATGACCAACGGAACGCCGTTCAACGGCACGATGAATCCGACGCCGATGAACAGCATGAGCAACCCGTACCTCGTCGACTCCGTAAACCGCGTGTTCGAGGAACTCACGCGCTCGTGGGATGCTGACGGCCGTCCGTGGACTCCGCGCTGCGATTTCTGGGAAACCGCGACCGGCTATACCATTCGCTGCTGTGTGCCGGGCTGCACCAAGAGCGATTGCAAGATCGCCTGCACCGCGACCTCCGTCACGATCAGCGGCTGTTGCAACATGTCAACCTGCCCCACCAACTGCAACTGCTACTCGTGCGAGTGCCAGAGCGGGAACTTCGCGCGCTGCTTCACGCTGCCGAACGCGATCAACACCAGTTCGGTCAAAGCCAGTTGCAAGAATGGCGTATTGACCGTCACCTGCCGCAAGTCCAGCCAGCACAAACCGACGACCGTGAAGATCGGTTAAGCTCCCCCGAGCAGGGTCTGCAAATCCTGCCGGATCCGTTCCAATATCAAAAGACAGGGACAACCAGCGCGGTTGTCCCTGTCTCTTTGCTCGAGGCCTGACGCGAAACTACTGCGCGATCTTGAACGTGAACAGCGGGGTCTGCCTGGCCATGAAGAGCTGAACCCAGAGCGGGACCAGCATTTCGGTCGCGCGCGCCGTCGAGATGCCGCCCAGATCGATGATGTTTTTCCAACCGAACTGACCGCGCAGAAACGCGGTAACGAGGACCTTCGCCTCCGCGTCGTCGCCGCACACGAAGACATGATGATCGCCGTTCGCAACGAGCGCCGGATTGACCATCACGCTGGCGCTCATCGTGTTCAGCGTCTTCACCACTTTCACCCGCGGAAACGCGCGCTGAAGCTGCTCGCCCAGCGAGTCCGTGTTGCAGACAAAGAGCGAGGGCGGCATGCCGTTCGAGAAGTCGAGCGGATTCGCAAGATCAAGCAGAATCTTGCCCGCGATGTTCGCGGCGCCCGCGGCCTCGAGCGCGGGAATCGAGCCTTGACCGCTCGTCGCGTTGACGAGGAGCTCGCCGTGCTGCGCGGCGTCGGCATACGTCGCGAGCTTGACCGTCGTGTGCTGCTTCGCCCAGGCAGAGTACGGCGGATTGCCCATGCTATCCGGCGCGCTCTTCGCCTGCGTCTCCGCCACATTGCGCGTACCGATGATCACGTCATGCCCCAGCTCCGCGAGCTTGCCCGCCAGCGCCTGCCCCACCATGCCCGTTCCGAAAATTCCGATCTTCATGATGCTTCCTCTCTTGATTTCTATTCTCCGAGCGCACGCCCGCGCGCCGCTACACTGTTCTTCTCTTCCCCCCCCAACTCGCTTGGGGGGGCAGGGGGGGGGTCTGCGCTGAGACCCGTCCGCGGATGCCCGGAATCTAAGTTCTTCGAGCGCACGCCGCGCGCCGCTACACTGTTCTTCTCTCCCCCCCCAACCCGCTTGGAGGGGGAAGGGGGGGGGTCTGCGCTGAGACCCGTCCGCGGATGCCCGGAATCTCAGTTTTTCGAGCGTACGCCGCGCGGCACGACGGATCAGTCATCCAATTTTCTGGCCGTTTGATACACCTGCGCCGTTAACTCCCGTCCCGCTTCCCGGCCGATTACCGCCGAATACCGCTCAAACAGCGCACGCCAACACGAGCGAATCTGCTCGTCCAGGGCAAGGCTGCTGTCCGTCGGATAGACCCGCGTCGCGCGACCCTCAGGCTCGCGCCGCAGATAGCCGCGATGCTCCATCTGCTCCACAAGCCGCGTTACCGTCGAAGCCGCGAGCTGCATGTGCCGCGCGATCTCCATCGGCTGAATGCCCGGCTTGCGGTTCACGGTCATCAGCAGGAACGCGTAGGACGGGGCCAGCCCGGTAGGCGCGAATTCTTCTTCGGCGAGCTTGGTCAGCACGCGCGCCAGTGCGTTGGCCGAGTAGTACAGGCAGTTACAGTACTTGGAATCGCCTTTGTCGTTCATGCCTTCAATATACAAATATTTGTTTGTACATGCAAATTAATGGACACCACCTCGCTTCGACGTGAGTGGTCAATAGCAATGCAGAAGAGAAGTGGTCCCTCCCGCAGAGACATGCGGGCTGCGGAACGCGAGCGGAGGGTAGCGCGGTGAAGGCTAACTTGCGGTCGATTGCCCTGAATCCACTGGAGTTGCAGACACCATAGCCGGGCGTTGCAAAAATATTATAAACCAAGTCCAATTAACACGATAACGATAGAAATGCTTGATTCTTGGATCTACTTGCGTTATCTTAAACGGTGCGAGATGACCCGAGAATTTTCACCATTACGGACCCCGATAATGAATACGCCTTTGCGGACGATTTTCCTACTCTCATTACTTCTGCCACTCTGCTCGATTCCACTCTCGGCCATGCCGCCGCACCCCGACCTGCTCGCGCGAATCCAGAGTGGCGAACAGCCCATGCCGCATTACCTGCAAAACGAAGCCGCGCTACGGGCGCGCGGAATCGAAAACCCAGACCGCGTGCGAACGCTCAGCGATCTGATGGGTCCTGAGCGCGATACGAACCTGCCAATTCTGGCGGTGTTGGTGGACTTCAGCGATAATGAAGCCAGTGTCGCGCCATCATTCTTCGACAACCTGCTGTTCGGCGCGACAGGTTCACTGCAGGACTACTATCAGGAAGTCACCTACGGCAATCTAACGCTCATGACGTATGATTCGCCCAGTACGGTGCTTTGGGTGCGCGCACCGCAGACCTACGCCTACTACGTGGACGGGCAACAGGGCGAAGGAACGTACCCGCACAACGTCCAGAGACTCGTCGAAGACGTGGTGGCGATCATCGATCCCGTCGTGGACTTCTCGGTGTACGACCCGAACGGCGACGGGGACGTCGATGGATTTTTCCTCATCCATGCCGGACCCGGCGCGGAAGTGACCGGCTCCAATGACGACATCTGGTCCTTCGCCTGGACCACCGAAAACGTGCCCCTTGTGGACGGCGTTTGGGTGTACAAGTTTTCCACCGAACCCGAGTATATGCAAACTCCCGGGGACGAGACCTTCGGAGTTTACGCTCACGAAGCCGGACACGCGGTGTTCGGCCTGCCGGACTTCTATGATACGGACTACACTTCTGAAGGCCTCGGCCTCTGGACGCTGATGGCGGGGGGAAGCTGGGGCGGCAACAGCGGTGATTCGCCGGCCCATCTTGACGCCTGGAGTAAGATTCACATCGGCGTCGTTACGCCGACTAACGTCACGACGCCTGTGATCGGCGCGGCGATCCCGGCCGCTGAATCGTCTCCCACCGTGTATCGGCTGTGGACCGGCGGCGCAACCGGTGATGAGTACTTCCTGCTTGAGAACCGGCAGCAGATCGGATACGATCAATCCCTGACGGCCACGGGACTGCTCATCTATCACGTGGACGACGCCCAGACCAGCAATGACAACGAGTGGTTCCCCGGTCACACTTCGACCGGCAACTACTGGGTCGCCCTTGAGCAGGCCGACGGCTACTGGGACTTGGAAACCAACTACAACGACGGCGACGAAGGTGATCCCTACCCGGGGACTGCCAACAACCGCGACTTCAGCGACGCCTCGCTGCCGGAAAGCGGAGGCTATGACGCACAACCCTCCGGTGTCGTGGTGACCAACATCTCCGCCTCGGGCGCGATCATGTATGCCGATCTCTCGGTCAGCGGCGCGGGTGCGCTCGCGAATCTGGTCGTGGACCGCGTCGGCGCGAACACGCGATTGTCCTGGCGCGCGCGGCTTGGCGCGGCGGAATATCGCGT is from candidate division KSB1 bacterium and encodes:
- a CDS encoding MarR family transcriptional regulator, producing the protein MNDKGDSKYCNCLYYSANALARVLTKLAEEEFAPTGLAPSYAFLLMTVNRKPGIQPMEIARHMQLAASTVTRLVEQMEHRGYLRREPEGRATRVYPTDSSLALDEQIRSCWRALFERYSAVIGREAGRELTAQVYQTARKLDD
- a CDS encoding response regulator codes for the protein MWRSILAFTAGPALVIFAMLVAVFNGAHPTMVTLIGVAGLLIIGGRLYWAGSLRLRAADLNRPGRSGDPVATALEHIAATFADDLNNRVAQVETLKSSADAAAAANRAKTEFLANISHEIRTPMNGIMGMISLLMDSPLDPEQRECARVVKSSAESLLVILNDVLDISRIESGKLELQPVSFDLVELIQDVGDLMFASAAAERLEVGVRYDPRCPSQLIGDPVRVRQILMNLVNNALKFTERGSVMLAVEVAELTATDVGLEFSVHDTGIGISEASIPQLFARFVQADSSTTREYGGAGLGLAISKQLVELMGGTITVRSTLGGGSTFRVQLRFPLGAQAAEPALRDDLGAIRAIVICEQRTLDLAIEEALSGLGVGEVITCSPAEAIGLLSPESGANQSERVALIDCDVLAGPVGQILSHRLSAYRNGLDLRVLILAPRGWERQHPSLAALAESVIHKPVLPPALSRALRGMVANAGDSVESGPPPRTPPDPVSATDPGPAAQPVVLVADDHPVNLLVARKMLEALHCSVTVVVDGQQAVAAAQARRYDLILMDCSMPVMDGYTATRTIRQSGRHSDTPIVAMTAHVLPGERERCLDCGMNDYLSKPLRQPELKKVLAQYARPRAQPT
- a CDS encoding Hsp20/alpha crystallin family protein, which codes for MASSTLTRKKTTKSSSSKSMSNKSLKSYSNGHTAPSSPNPWTYNPWTMTNGTPFNGTMNPTPMNSMSNPYLVDSVNRVFEELTRSWDADGRPWTPRCDFWETATGYTIRCCVPGCTKSDCKIACTATSVTISGCCNMSTCPTNCNCYSCECQSGNFARCFTLPNAINTSSVKASCKNGVLTVTCRKSSQHKPTTVKIG
- a CDS encoding NAD(P)-binding domain-containing protein → MKIGIFGTGMVGQALAGKLAELGHDVIIGTRNVAETQAKSAPDSMGNPPYSAWAKQHTTVKLATYADAAQHGELLVNATSGQGSIPALEAAGAANIAGKILLDLANPLDFSNGMPPSLFVCNTDSLGEQLQRAFPRVKVVKTLNTMSASVMVNPALVANGDHHVFVCGDDAEAKVLVTAFLRGQFGWKNIIDLGGISTARATEMLVPLWVQLFMARQTPLFTFKIAQ
- a CDS encoding M6 family metalloprotease domain-containing protein; the encoded protein is MNTPLRTIFLLSLLLPLCSIPLSAMPPHPDLLARIQSGEQPMPHYLQNEAALRARGIENPDRVRTLSDLMGPERDTNLPILAVLVDFSDNEASVAPSFFDNLLFGATGSLQDYYQEVTYGNLTLMTYDSPSTVLWVRAPQTYAYYVDGQQGEGTYPHNVQRLVEDVVAIIDPVVDFSVYDPNGDGDVDGFFLIHAGPGAEVTGSNDDIWSFAWTTENVPLVDGVWVYKFSTEPEYMQTPGDETFGVYAHEAGHAVFGLPDFYDTDYTSEGLGLWTLMAGGSWGGNSGDSPAHLDAWSKIHIGVVTPTNVTTPVIGAAIPAAESSPTVYRLWTGGATGDEYFLLENRQQIGYDQSLTATGLLIYHVDDAQTSNDNEWFPGHTSTGNYWVALEQADGYWDLETNYNDGDEGDPYPGTANNRDFSDASLPESGGYDAQPSGVVVTNISASGAIMYADLSVSGAGALANLVVDRVGANTRLSWRARLGAAEYRVYRSSTPDVAITPGNYIATTTTTEYLDPLGATVSAFYAVTAVTP